In Peromyscus eremicus chromosome 2, PerEre_H2_v1, whole genome shotgun sequence, a single genomic region encodes these proteins:
- the Wrap73 gene encoding WD repeat-containing protein WRAP73: MNFSESFKLSGLLCRFSPDGKYLASCAQYRLVVRDVKTLQILQLYTCLDQIQHIEWSADSLFILCAMYRRGLVQVWSLEQPEWHCKIDEGSAGLVASCWSPDGRHILNTTEFHLRITVWSLCTKSVSYIKYPKACQQGVTFTRDGRYLALAERRDCRDYVSIFVCSDWQLLRHFDTDTQDLTGIEWAPNGCVLAAWDTCLEYKILLYSLDGRLLSAYCAYEWSLGIKSVSWSPSSQFLAIGSYDGKVRLLNHVTWKMITEFGHPAAINNPKTVVYKEAEKIPQLGHLSFPPPRAMAGALSVSESKYEIASGPVSLQTLKPVADRANPRMGVGMLAFSSDSYFLATRNDNVPNAVWIWDIQKLKLFVVLEHMCAVRSFQWDPQQPRLAICTGGSKVYLWSPAGCVSVQVPGEGDFPVLGLCWHLSGDSLALLSKDHFCLCFLEPTKEGLGTACGLQDGHA, encoded by the exons GCTTCCTGTGCCCAGTACCGGTTAGTGGTCCGGGATGTGAAGACCCTTCAGATCCTTCAGTTGTATACATGCCTGGACCAGATCCAGCACATAGAGTGGTCGGCAGACTCCCTCTTCATTCTGTGTGCCATGTACAGACGGGGGCTTGTGCAG GTCTGGTCCCTGGAGCAACCGGAATGGCACTGTAAAATCGACGAGGGCTCTGCAGGGCTGGTGGCTTCCTGCTGGAGTCCGGATGGCCGCCACATTCTGAATACAACTGAATTCCAT CTGCGAATAACCGTCTGGTCCCTGTGCACAAAATCTGTATCTTACATCAAGTATCCCAAAGCCTGTCAGCAGG GAGTAACTTTCACCAGGGATGGCCGCTACCTGGCCTTGGCGGAGAGGCGAGACTGCAGGGACTATGTGAGCATCTTCGTGTGCAGTGACTGGCAGCTCCTCAGG CATTTTGACACTGACACCCAGGACCTCACAGGGATCGAGTGGGCCCCGAATGGCTGTGTGCTAGCAGCGTGGGACACTTGCTTGGAG TACAAGATCCTGCTGTACTCCTTGGATGGCCGCCTGCTCTCAGCATACTGTGCGTATGAGTGGTCCCTGGGCATCAAGTCTGTGTCTTGGAGTCCCAGCAGTCAGTTCCTGGCCATTGGGAGCTATGATGGAAAG GTGCGCCTCCTTAATCATGTGACCTGGAAGATGATCACCGAGTTTGGGCATCCTGCAGCCATTAATAATCCCAAGACA GTTGTATATAAAGAAGCTGAGAAGATCCCACAGCTGGGCCACCTGTCCTTCCCACCACCCCGTGCAATGGCTGGTGCCCTCTCTGTCTCAGAGAGCAAAT ATGAGATCGCCTCCGGGCCAGTGTCCTTGCAGACTCTGAAGCCAGTAGCTGACAGAGCGAACCCTAGGATGGGTGTAGGGATGCTGGCTTTCAGCTCTGACAGCTACTTCCTGGCAACAAGAAACG ACAATGTCCCTAATGCTGTCTGGATCTGGGACATTCAGAAGCTGAAGCTGTTTGTGGTACTagagcacatgtgtgcagtgcgcTCATTTCAGTGGGACCCacagcagccaaggctggccaTCTGTACAGGAGGGAGCAAGGTGTACCTGTGGTCCCCAGCAGGCTGTGTGTCAGTGCAGGTACCTGGGGAAG GTGACTTTCCAGTGCTTGGACTGTGCTGGCATTTAAGTGGGGATTCCTTGGCCCTCCTTAGTAAGGATCacttctgtctctgttttctggAGCCGACCAAGGAGGGGCTTGGCACAGCCTGTGGACTACAGGATGGCCATGCCTAG